GGGCTCCTTGCAAAGGCCGCCGTCGGTCGTGCGGAGGCCAGACGGATACCATCGAAAGCGTGGTTGATGGCAACGGCCGTGATGGGCGTCGCAGGTGTTGCCTTGCACGCCTATGGCGTTTCGCGCGGTATGGGCGGATGGCGCAATTGGCGGCAAAACGCGTTCGCCGGGCCGCCGCTACCGGCCCCACCTGCCTTCACTGGCCTTGCCTTGGCCGGTCTCGCCGCGCTGGCACTGTTGAAGGATCACGCCCGTGACTAAGCTTCCCCGTTATCCAGGTTATGACGTCCTTGCCAAGCGCAACTCGCCGTCTTGGGATGCCGTCACCCGGCGCGTCGTAGACGAGCGTTTAGCGACACCCAACATGCCGAGATTTTTCACGGAAGAAGAATGGGAAGTAGCCGATGCCTTGTGCCGACGCATCGTGCCCCAACCGGGCGAGACTGACGCGGTATCGCTCGTTGCGCTGCTGGACGCAAAGTTGCTTGCCAATCACGGAGGTGGCTTTCGCGAGGTGGACATGCCCTACATGCAAGAGGCATGGCGGAAGGCGCTCGCCGCGCTCGACGGCGAGGCGCGGGCGAAACATGGCGCTCACGGATTCTCCGAGCTTTCCGAAGAAAACCAAGACGCTCTCTTGTTAGCCATGCAACAGGGCAAAGTCTCGGGTGAGCGTTGGGCCGGCATCGACGCCAAGACATTTTTTGACCGCCGCATTCTTGTCGACGTCCCGCCGCTCTATTACGAGCATCCCAAGGCGTGGAATGAGATCGGCTTCGGCGGTCCAGCATCGCCACGTGGCTACGTTCGCCTCGACGGCGATCGGCCTGATCCGTGGGAGGCAGTCGAGGCACCGCCCGGCGACGAGGATAAGGTCGAGCGGGAGAACTGCCGTGTTATCTGATCCTTTTGCCGCGCCGCGTGCGAAAGACGGGAAGGCTCCCGACGTCTTTCGCCGCGGTGCGTGGGTGCCGATGCGCGAATTTTCTGAGACTGAGGAGGTGGATTTCGCAATTGTCGGTACAGGGGCAGGCGGCGGTACGCTGGCGGCGCTACTGGCGGAGCAGGGCTTCTCGGTAATCGGCTTCGATGCCGGGGCCTATTTCCGCCCACTGGAGGACTTTGCATCCGACGAGACCGAGCAGAACAAACTTTACTGGAACGACGCGCGCGTCGTCGATGGGCCCAACCCGATCCAGATGGGCGGCAAGAATTCGGGCAAGTCAGTGGGTGGCTCTACTGTCCATTACGCGATGGTGTCGCTGCGTTTCCGACCCGACTGGTTCAGGGCGCGCACCACACTTGGTTATGGCGCGGACTGGCCAATCAGCTGGCAGGAGATGTGGCACTATTACGGAGAGGCCGAACGGCAGATCAACATCTCCGGACCGCTAACATACCCCTGGGGTCCGAAACGTCCGCGCTACCCATATCGCGCGCATGAGTTAAACGACGCCGGCAAACTTCTCGCCAAGGGATGCGAGGCGATCGGCATCAAATGGACCGAGACGCCGCTCGCTACGCTTTCCGCGCCACACGCGGGCCCCGAGGGCAAAAGTCCGCCCTGTGCCTACCGAGGATTTTGTCGCTTTGGGTGCACCACCAACGCCAAACGGTCGGCCCTGACCGTATGGATACCGCGCGCACTCGCTGCGGGCGCCGAAATCCGTGATCTTGCGATGGTCGGGCGGATCGAGACGGGGCCCGCAGGCCGCGCGACGGGCGTGCACTATCACCGCGAGAGCGCTTGGCACTTTCAGCGCGCAAAGAATGTCGTCGTGGCAGGCTATGCCGTGGAGACGCCGCGGCTGTTGCTTGCGTCCGCCAACCAAGAGTTTCCTGATGGTCTCGCGAACAGCTCCGGGCTCGTCGGGAAGAACTTGATGACGCATGCGCATTTCGGTGATCGTGAGCGGCGATTTCACTCGATGGTGAGCGCTCGTTTCATTTGATCGTGAGCAGACATTTCAGGCGATCATGAGCAGCCGCTTTGGCCGACTTGGTGATTGGTTCAGGGGTTCGCGGCTTCGTCAAGCGTTCTGTTTCGCGCGTTCTGTTTTCGCATGCTTTCTCCGCTGAGTTGGAGGCGGTGGGCGTTGTGAACGAGGCGGTCCAGGATGGCGTCGCCCAATGTTGGGTCGCCGATGACGGCGTGCCATTGATCGACCGGGACCTGGCTGGTGACGACGGTGGAGGCGCGACCGTGGCGATCATCGAGGATCTCGAGAAGGTCGCGTCGCTCTGACGGGTTGAGCACCGACAGGCCCCAATCGTCGAGTACCAGCAGCTGCACGCGGCTGATGGTTTTGAGCAGGCGGCCATAGCGGCCGTCGCCGCGGGCCAGCGCGAGCGCCTCGAACAGGCGGGGCACGCGATGGTATTGGACCGATCGATTGTCGCGACAGGCCTTGTGGCCAAGTGCACAGGCAATCCAACTTTTGCCGAGCCCGGTTGCCCCGGTGATCAGCAGGTTCTGATGACGGGCGATCCAATCGCCGGCGATCAATTTGGCGAACACAGCGCGATCGATGCCGCGCGGCGTGCGCAGGTCGATATCTTCCACGCATGCGTTTTGCCGAAGGGCTGCGAATTTGAGGCGGGTGGTGAGACGTTTGGTGTCGCGCTCTGCGGCCTCGCGATCAACCAGCAAGCCGACGCGCTCCTCGAACGACAGCGCGTTGAGATCGGGTGATCGTCGTTGTTCCTCCATGGCCTTGGCCATGCCGGTCAAGCCGAGCGTGATCAGCCGTTCGTGGGTAGGATGTGTCAGCATAGGGATCTCCAGGGTTCAGTGGAAATAGTCCTGACCGCGGATGTTGCCGTGGCGCAGGGGGTGGTCGTCGGTTGCCTCGTCGAGGAATGCGCGATCCAGTCCGTTCTTGAGGATCGAACGGATCGAGGCGACGGAATGCGCCTTGATCAGGATGCCGCGCCGGCAGGCGGCGTCGATGCGGGCATCGTCGTAGCTCCTGGTCAGCGCCAGGATGCCGAGGCAGGTGCGAAAGCCTTGTTCTGGATGCGGCCGGGCCGCGATGACGGCCTGGAAAAACGCCGCGGTCGATGGGCCGATCTTCTCGCCGGCGGCGATCAGCCCTCCCGGCGTCCACTTGCCGTAGCGGCGATGCGCGCTCGGCATGTGGTCGGCAATTGTGGTGTGGCCGCGCCGGTTCGGCGCACGCGGGTGGCTGGCAATCCTCTGGCCCTTGTGGAAGATCTCGACCGTCTTGTCGGTGATGCGAACATCGACGAGTTCACGGATCAGGCGATACGGCGTGGAATACCAATGGCCATCGACCTCGACGTGATAATCGGGGGCGACGCGGCAACGCTTCCAGCGCGCAAAGACATAGGGCTGCTCCGGCAACTCCCCCAGCTTGGGACGGTCGACCTCGGCAAACAGTTCGGCACGGCTGGTGCCGAATCCGCGCATCTGCCGGGCGTTGAGCTCGACAACCAGGGTACGAATCGCAGCATTCAGCTCTGCCAGGGAAAAGAACCGTTGATTGCGCAGGCGCGCCAAAATCCAGCGCTGTGCGATCTGGACGGCGACCTCGACCTTGGCCTTGTCCTTCGGTCGTCTCGGCCTCGCCGCAAGGATCGCGGTGCCGTAATGACCGGCCATCTCGGCATAGGTTCGGTTGATCCCGGGATCGTAGCGATCGGGGTTGGTCACGGCGGCCTTGAGATTATCGCAGACCACGAACTTCGGCACGCCGCCGAGATACCTGAACAGGTTGGTATGCACGCCGATCCAGTCGGACAGGCTCTCGCTTGGGCAAGCCTCGGCGTAGGTGTAGTTCGAGGCTCCCATCGCCGCGACGAACAGCTTCATGGCGTGCGCTTCGCCGGTGATCGGATCGACGACGTCGATGGTGTCGCCGGCAAAATCAACGAACACCTTCTCCCCGCCGATGTGGGTCTGGCGCATCGACGGGCGCACGCGGTTCTTCCAGGCCTCGAAGGTCGTGCAAAACCAGGTGTAGCCAAAGCCGTCCGGATTGGCGGCGCGATACTCTTCCCAGAGCAGCAGGCGCGTCACGCTGCGGCGGCGAAGCTCCTTCTCGACAAAAGCCCAGTCCGGTATCGGGCGCCGGTCGCTTTGCGACGCTGACGCCGGTGCCGGGAATAGCAACAGTTCCAAGCCATCGTCGTCCATTCCTTCCGGAAGTGGCCAGGCGAGCCCCGCCAGGCGCGCTCGCCGCACGTAGCCATGGACCACGCCATTACTCACCCCCAAGGTCCGCGCGATGACCCGCTCGGTCAACCCTTGGTGCCTCAAACGTAAAACTTCTCTGATCCGGCGCATCGACAATCTCTCGGTAGGCATCGGGCTTCCTCATCGGTTGAATGAGGAACCCGTAACCCGGTTGAGTTTGTCGGCCGAAGCGTCAGGCACCCGCGAAAGGGGTGCTCACGATCGCCTGAAATCGCTGCTCACGATCCCGCGAAATCCCTGCTCACGATCATCTGAAATCGGTGCTCACGATCCCGCGAAACACGCAATGACGCAATCCAATCAGGCCTATTGGGGACGAATGGACGAGCCGGTGCGCTGGTACAAAGGGCCGCCGAGTCTCGCCATCACTGAGCATTGGAATTACGACGACAACAAAGATTTTCATGGCGGCTATTGCTGGATGGGGCAAGGGCCTCTCCCGAACGAATGGGCTGCGGTTCAGACGGGATCGCGCGGGCTCTGGGGAGAGAAGTTGCGTAACGCGATGCTCGATTACAACCATATGATTGGCGTCAAGATGGTGGGTGAGATGTTGCCTAACGAGAAGAACCGCGTCACGCTCGCCGACGACATCGACCAATACGGATTGCGGGTCGCCAAAATCACCTATGCATGGGGTGACAATGATAAGGCGCTCATCAAACATGCAATCGAGCAAATGAGCCGATCGATCGAGGCGATCGGAGCAAAGGATATGTTCGCGCAAGAAGATGACACAAATCATCTCGGAGGTACCGCGCGAATGGGCAACGACCGTCGAACCAGCGTGGTGAACGCCGATTGCCGGAGTTGGGATATCCCAAACCTCTGGGTGTGCGACGGGTCGGTGTTCCCGACAGTCGGCGGCGTAAACCCCGCCCTGACGATTCAGACAATTGCCGTACGGACGGCCGACAGAATTCGCAAGTTGGCGGCAGCCGGCAAAATTTGAGCTGCGATGAGTGGAGTGAGCAGCAGCACCGGCCCAGCGACGAAGATCAACACCACCCCGACTCTCAAATAGAGGGGCCATTGACTCTCGGCGATCGGCCCAGCTTGGTTCATCATGTCGAGCTTCAACGCGCTGCATCCACTGAGCAGAAACAGGGGCAGCGTAGCGAAAGCGCCCGCATGATGCTTTCATCCGCCGGCACGCTGGATCACGGGGCCAGAAAGAAACAGGGCGGTGTTGATCAGGCCCAAATGTGTCAACGCCTGGGGAATGTTACCGATCAGGCAGCGGTTGTGCACATCATATTCCTCGCTGAGCAGGCCTACATCGTTTGAAACTCCGATCACCCGTTCCAATAGCATCGCCGCTTCGTCATCACGACCCTGCATCTTGTAGCAATCCGCGAGCCAGCACGAGCAGGCGAGGAATGCACCCTCGTCGGGGCCATCCGGCTTCGGCGGCTTTCGTCGTACCAGCCCACCATCCATCAGTTCGCGCTCGATCGCCGCGATCGTGCTCGCCATGCGCGGATCATCAACGGGAAGGAAGCCGACCAGCGGCAGCAGCAAAAGCGACGCGTCGAGGACGTTGCCGCCATAATGCTGGACGAAGTGGCCGAGATCGCTGGAATAGCCACGCTCGCAGATTGCATGGTGCATCGTCGTCCTCAGCGCTTTGAGCCGACCGATCAATACAGGATCGACGTCGATATTCTCGACATGGGCCTTAAGAAAACGATCGACCCCCACCCAAGCCATGACCTGCGAATAAATGTAGCATTGCGGATCACCGCGACTTTCCCAAATGTCGGCGCTCGGCTGGTCCCAGACCTTCTCGAGATGCTCGACGATGGCAGTTTCAACTTCAACGATGCGCGGCGTGCGCTCTATCCCGGCGTTGGCCAGCACATCGAAGCTGTCTATCAATTCGCCGAACACGTCGAGCTGGGTTTGGCCTGAGGCTGCATTGCCGATGTGGACCGGCGTTGCGCCCTGATAGCCGGGCAACCCGTCCAATGCATATTCTGGCAGGCGGCGGAGACCATCGATCCGGTAGACGATCTGCATCTTGGCGGGCTGGCCCGCGACCGCCCGCAAAATCCAGTCGCGCCAGCGCGTCGCCTCTTCGTGGAAGCCGGCATTGAGCAGCGCGGTCAGCGTAAAGGTGGAGTCGCGCAGCCAGCAATAGCGATAATCCCAGTTGGCTGACCCACCCGAAATCTCAGGCAGTCCAAGTGTCGCGGCGGCGACGATCCCGCCGCTATCCCGGTCGATCAGCGCGCGCAGCGTGATGAGCGAGCGTCGCACCGCGCCGTCCCATCGGCATTTTGTCTCGAACCGGCCGACCCAGCCCTTCCATTTCTTTTCCGTTGCGCTGACGAGTGCATTTACTTTCAAGGGCGCGGGCAGCGGCAACGTTGCGGGCGAATACCCGAGAACGAAGGCGATCTTCGCACCCTTGGCAAGCATAAAGCGGGCGCTGGCATTGTCGGTCTCAATCGTCAGTTCGACGGGGCAATCGAGAATCACGCGGTCCGGACCGATCTCAAAAATAAGGCCCCGTTTGTGACGTTGCGCCCAAGGCGCAATTTGACCATAACCAAACCGCAGTCTCAACGACATCGCCATCTGCACCTCGTCCTCCAGCCCCTCCACGATGCGAATGATCGATGACCCGCCGTCATGCCAAGGCATAAGGTCCGTAACGCGCATACGACCGGTGTCCGTTACATGCTCGGTCTCGAGAATAGGAGTATCGCCGCGGTAGCTGCGCGTGGTCTTCGAGACGTATCCGGCCGGCGAAATGCGCCAATAACCATGACTCTCATCACCAAGGAGCGCCGCAAGACAGGCGTCGCTGTCGAACCGAGGCCAGCACAGAAAGTCGATCGATCCCGTCTTGGCAACGAGCGCGCAACTGCGGCCGTCTCCGATGATCGCATAGTCCCGGATCGCCGATGTCATCGGGGGCCGCTCCTTCAAGGCGATGTCTCTCGATCGCCATCAGTTCAGCTCGCGATCGTTACAAAAGCGAGGTCGGTGAAATGGTACCCAGCGATCCGCGTTCGGCGCTCTGGTTGTTACAAACGTAGCCAGCTTATCGAGGTTCCTTCCTAGCGCGACGACCCTAGCGGCACTATGCCCGACTATGGGAACAGGCCCGCGAAGCACGGGTTATCAAGCATGAATGTGAGGATACCGCGATGACCATCGAGACGGTGCTGGATTGCCAAGCGACGATTGGTGAATCCGCAACGTGGGTAGCAGACGAGCATGCTCTCTATTGGATAGACGTCAAGGCGCCAGCACTGCACCGCTACTGTCCAGACAACGAAGCAACACGGAGTTGGCCGATGACGAGCGATATCGGCGGTTTCGCGCTGACCGGCGATGGGAGAGCGGTAGTGGCCCTCCGGCAGGGGCTATTTCGCCTCGACCTCGATAGCGGCGCGCTGGACCCGCTGGCGC
The Nitrobacter sp. NHB1 genome window above contains:
- the istA gene encoding IS21 family transposase; its protein translation is MPTERLSMRRIREVLRLRHQGLTERVIARTLGVSNGVVHGYVRRARLAGLAWPLPEGMDDDGLELLLFPAPASASQSDRRPIPDWAFVEKELRRRSVTRLLLWEEYRAANPDGFGYTWFCTTFEAWKNRVRPSMRQTHIGGEKVFVDFAGDTIDVVDPITGEAHAMKLFVAAMGASNYTYAEACPSESLSDWIGVHTNLFRYLGGVPKFVVCDNLKAAVTNPDRYDPGINRTYAEMAGHYGTAILAARPRRPKDKAKVEVAVQIAQRWILARLRNQRFFSLAELNAAIRTLVVELNARQMRGFGTSRAELFAEVDRPKLGELPEQPYVFARWKRCRVAPDYHVEVDGHWYSTPYRLIRELVDVRITDKTVEIFHKGQRIASHPRAPNRRGHTTIADHMPSAHRRYGKWTPGGLIAAGEKIGPSTAAFFQAVIAARPHPEQGFRTCLGILALTRSYDDARIDAACRRGILIKAHSVASIRSILKNGLDRAFLDEATDDHPLRHGNIRGQDYFH
- a CDS encoding gluconate 2-dehydrogenase subunit 3 family protein is translated as MTPVTKLPRYPGYDVLAKRNSPSWDAVTRRVVDERLATPNMPRFFTEEEWEVADALCRRIVPQPGETDAVSLVALLDAKLLANHGGGFREVDMPYMQEAWRKALAALDGEARAKHGAHGFSELSEENQDALLLAMQQGKVSGERWAGIDAKTFFDRRILVDVPPLYYEHPKAWNEIGFGGPASPRGYVRLDGDRPDPWEAVEAPPGDEDKVERENCRVI
- the istB gene encoding IS21-like element helper ATPase IstB; the encoded protein is MLTHPTHERLITLGLTGMAKAMEEQRRSPDLNALSFEERVGLLVDREAAERDTKRLTTRLKFAALRQNACVEDIDLRTPRGIDRAVFAKLIAGDWIARHQNLLITGATGLGKSWIACALGHKACRDNRSVQYHRVPRLFEALALARGDGRYGRLLKTISRVQLLVLDDWGLSVLNPSERRDLLEILDDRHGRASTVVTSQVPVDQWHAVIGDPTLGDAILDRLVHNAHRLQLSGESMRKQNARNRTLDEAANP
- a CDS encoding glycoside hydrolase family 15 protein; this translates as MTSAIRDYAIIGDGRSCALVAKTGSIDFLCWPRFDSDACLAALLGDESHGYWRISPAGYVSKTTRSYRGDTPILETEHVTDTGRMRVTDLMPWHDGGSSIIRIVEGLEDEVQMAMSLRLRFGYGQIAPWAQRHKRGLIFEIGPDRVILDCPVELTIETDNASARFMLAKGAKIAFVLGYSPATLPLPAPLKVNALVSATEKKWKGWVGRFETKCRWDGAVRRSLITLRALIDRDSGGIVAAATLGLPEISGGSANWDYRYCWLRDSTFTLTALLNAGFHEEATRWRDWILRAVAGQPAKMQIVYRIDGLRRLPEYALDGLPGYQGATPVHIGNAASGQTQLDVFGELIDSFDVLANAGIERTPRIVEVETAIVEHLEKVWDQPSADIWESRGDPQCYIYSQVMAWVGVDRFLKAHVENIDVDPVLIGRLKALRTTMHHAICERGYSSDLGHFVQHYGGNVLDASLLLLPLVGFLPVDDPRMASTIAAIERELMDGGLVRRKPPKPDGPDEGAFLACSCWLADCYKMQGRDDEAAMLLERVIGVSNDVGLLSEEYDVHNRCLIGNIPQALTHLGLINTALFLSGPVIQRAGG